A single genomic interval of Fructobacillus americanaquae harbors:
- a CDS encoding DHA2 family efflux MFS transporter permease subunit — MSNSGKSSPRKWWALFALSLGVFMSLLDVTIVNVALPIIAEGFKTNFSNVQWVISAYTISYAVVILIVAKLGDMYGRKRIYLISMLIFVLASTINGLAPSLLILNIGRVIQAFGGAGLMSLALALVASLFDGKERGVALGILGSVMGISTVSGPLIGGILSESFGWPSIFYVNIPIGILAGFLVYFTTKETPKYGEGQKIDFWGMLLSSAAIFSAIYGLIQKENHAQLSWFNPQIAFWLITAILLLVAFIGVESRIEKPMMDLSLFRNKNFVGSIIVAFALGSGVYAMQIFITSMMENALSYASFETGLRQVPMTIWSLILGPVAGYLTNNFSNRRTIAVNLLVGAVGLLLFANAMTTQLSYQELILPLILLGVSNGLVNPLLNNAALADAKPAEIGMVSGLVNVFMQLGTSFGVVILGLSQSRTYDTHLQTFFHSFDTHLPGIEKIKDQLLAEGPFSSHSIMSQDIQAPMTMVKSLQHAASKAFYAGMNSVMLVSASILTVAAVLAFFLLKDGQAAKNLENN; from the coding sequence ATGAGTAATTCAGGAAAAAGTAGTCCAAGGAAATGGTGGGCATTATTTGCACTATCCTTGGGCGTCTTTATGAGTTTGTTAGACGTAACAATTGTGAATGTTGCTTTGCCAATTATAGCTGAGGGCTTTAAGACCAACTTTAGCAATGTTCAATGGGTGATTAGTGCCTATACAATTTCGTATGCGGTGGTCATCTTGATTGTGGCAAAATTGGGTGATATGTATGGCCGTAAACGAATCTATTTAATTAGCATGCTGATTTTCGTTTTAGCTTCAACCATCAACGGTTTAGCACCGTCGTTGCTGATTTTAAATATTGGTCGGGTCATTCAAGCATTCGGTGGCGCCGGCTTAATGAGTTTAGCGCTGGCACTAGTCGCCTCTTTGTTTGATGGAAAAGAACGGGGAGTTGCCCTAGGTATTTTAGGTTCAGTGATGGGAATTTCAACTGTTTCTGGTCCTTTGATTGGTGGTATTTTATCAGAGTCATTTGGCTGGCCATCAATCTTTTATGTAAACATTCCAATTGGAATATTGGCAGGATTTTTAGTTTATTTCACAACAAAAGAAACGCCAAAGTATGGTGAAGGTCAGAAAATTGATTTCTGGGGGATGCTTTTATCTTCGGCAGCCATTTTTTCTGCGATTTATGGATTAATTCAAAAGGAAAATCATGCGCAATTATCATGGTTTAATCCTCAAATCGCATTCTGGTTAATTACAGCAATTCTACTGTTAGTGGCATTTATCGGTGTTGAATCGAGAATCGAAAAACCAATGATGGATTTATCCTTGTTTAGAAATAAAAATTTTGTTGGTTCGATTATTGTTGCCTTTGCCTTGGGATCCGGCGTTTATGCGATGCAAATTTTTATCACTTCGATGATGGAAAATGCGCTGTCTTACGCATCCTTTGAAACTGGGTTACGTCAGGTACCAATGACCATTTGGAGTTTGATTTTAGGGCCAGTTGCCGGTTATTTAACCAATAATTTTTCAAACCGCCGCACAATTGCGGTTAACTTATTAGTGGGCGCTGTCGGTCTATTACTCTTCGCTAATGCCATGACAACCCAGCTGTCTTATCAGGAACTAATTTTGCCACTAATTTTGCTCGGAGTATCAAATGGACTCGTCAATCCGTTGTTGAATAATGCAGCCTTGGCAGATGCAAAACCGGCTGAAATTGGAATGGTATCAGGCCTAGTCAATGTCTTTATGCAGTTAGGAACATCCTTTGGAGTCGTGATCTTAGGGCTGTCTCAAAGTAGGACATATGATACTCATCTGCAGACTTTCTTTCATTCTTTTGATACCCATTTACCAGGCATTGAAAAGATCAAAGATCAGTTATTAGCAGAAGGACCCTTTTCGAGTCATAGCATTATGTCACAGGATATTCAGGCACCAATGACAATGGTGAAAAGTCTTCAGCATGCTGCCTCAAAAGCCTTTTACGCAGGAATGAACAGCGTGATGTTGGTTTCGGCATCGATTTTAACAGTCGCTGCTGTTCTAGCCTTTTTCTTGCTAAAAGATGGTCAAGCTGCTAAAAATTTAGAAAATAATTAA
- a CDS encoding NINE protein, which produces MDTIYDGNARINNVNKHVFVWVCNFLVGTFGVDRFIRGQIGLGLLKLLVGSWITFGIWPFVDFVIALVKAYGSNNHSNQLTFINGRYAN; this is translated from the coding sequence ATGGATACTATATATGATGGCAATGCAAGGATTAACAACGTGAATAAGCATGTTTTTGTTTGGGTTTGCAATTTTTTGGTTGGTACCTTTGGTGTTGATCGCTTTATTCGCGGACAAATCGGCTTAGGTTTGCTCAAGCTACTTGTTGGTTCATGGATTACCTTTGGAATTTGGCCTTTTGTTGACTTTGTGATTGCTCTGGTTAAAGCTTATGGTTCCAATAATCATAGCAATCAACTAACGTTTATTAATGGTCGTTATGCTAACTAG
- a CDS encoding gamma-glutamyl-gamma-aminobutyrate hydrolase family protein, with the protein MKIGITADANMQQTAPSRLKLANYVQKSLVDVLVKNDVVPVILPIVKSAMVAEMVRMVDAIIIPGGPDVSPHLYGEDPYQQIGVTYVPRDDFEKAVIEESVRQNKPVLGICRGIQIINVAFGGTLYQDLPSQYEQEAIRHEQVPDSAFPTHFVIVEEKSFLAKSQGAHPFVNSKHHQAVKKIADGFKVTARAKDGVIEAIENPDLAVYGVQWHPETFWSDHEKQEKLFQDFFALVAEKSPNELNSERN; encoded by the coding sequence ATGAAAATTGGTATTACAGCAGATGCGAATATGCAGCAAACGGCCCCAAGTCGATTGAAGCTAGCTAACTACGTTCAAAAGAGTCTAGTAGATGTTTTGGTTAAAAATGACGTGGTGCCAGTGATTTTACCAATTGTTAAGTCAGCAATGGTAGCAGAGATGGTGCGCATGGTGGATGCCATTATTATTCCAGGTGGACCGGATGTTTCACCACATCTTTACGGTGAAGACCCATACCAACAAATTGGCGTAACTTATGTGCCACGCGATGACTTTGAAAAAGCAGTCATTGAAGAAAGCGTGCGGCAGAACAAACCCGTTTTGGGAATTTGCCGTGGTATTCAAATTATTAATGTGGCCTTTGGTGGCACGCTATATCAGGATTTGCCTTCACAATATGAACAGGAAGCGATTCGTCACGAACAGGTGCCCGATTCGGCTTTTCCAACCCATTTCGTCATTGTGGAAGAGAAAAGCTTCCTGGCCAAGTCTCAGGGAGCGCACCCGTTCGTGAACTCCAAGCACCATCAAGCAGTGAAAAAGATTGCCGATGGTTTCAAGGTCACGGCACGGGCCAAGGATGGGGTCATTGAGGCGATTGAAAATCCTGATTTGGCCGTTTACGGCGTTCAGTGGCATCCGGAAACTTTCTGGTCTGACCATGAAAAGCAGGAGAAGCTTTTCCAAGATTTTTTTGCCTTGGTAGCTGAAAAAAGCCCTAATGAACTAAATAGTGAACGGAATTGA
- a CDS encoding shikimate kinase has protein sequence MRITLIGFMGSGKTTVAKELSHQLNLPQNDLDTLIEQTAGLTIPAYFEQFGEARFRQLEQSVLTEALSLEGILSTGGGTPVQVSNQGLLKNQPGPVIFLDASDQTIASRLLADGVTSRPLFQQLGMDGLLALKQTRQPVYEKIASEIITVDGKQPADIAKEIIHSINVNI, from the coding sequence ATGAGAATTACCTTAATAGGTTTTATGGGTTCCGGTAAAACTACTGTTGCCAAAGAGCTTAGCCACCAGTTGAACCTACCGCAAAATGATCTTGATACCCTCATTGAACAGACTGCGGGCCTAACTATCCCCGCCTACTTTGAACAATTTGGTGAGGCTCGCTTTCGTCAGCTCGAGCAGAGTGTCTTAACCGAGGCACTGAGCCTAGAAGGCATCCTGTCAACTGGTGGCGGCACCCCCGTTCAAGTCAGCAACCAAGGCCTACTGAAAAATCAGCCTGGCCCCGTCATTTTCTTGGATGCCAGTGACCAGACCATTGCTAGTCGGCTCTTGGCCGATGGGGTTACTAGTCGGCCACTCTTTCAGCAACTGGGGATGGACGGTCTGCTAGCGCTCAAGCAGACTCGCCAGCCAGTGTACGAAAAAATTGCCAGTGAAATTATTACCGTTGATGGCAAACAACCGGCTGATATCGCAAAAGAAATTATTCATTCAATCAACGTTAACATTTAG
- a CDS encoding prephenate dehydrogenase, producing the protein MIKLKSVFINGLGLIGATMARIIKAASPTTTITAFDSKQENVTTMVAAGVVDQTVDFATGASQADLIILATPVSGICESLHQLAQLDLKPGVLVTDVGSSKETILRAAEPLMDRGVQFLGGHPMAGSHLTGSQNSRLDLLANHSFFLVNGNASPTTIKAYQALLVPAQLHFSALTAEQHDQLVSATSHLPHMVAFALTNTIIPEVDDMAIDPGIPSGGLLDTTRIAKADPDMWTAIFTSERADLLAQIDQFQKQLTRLRTAISVDDQESIHDQLQAANTARRRLEDKR; encoded by the coding sequence TTGATTAAATTGAAATCCGTCTTTATCAACGGGTTAGGGTTAATTGGGGCCACGATGGCCAGAATCATCAAAGCCGCTAGCCCGACCACAACCATAACTGCTTTTGATTCTAAACAAGAAAATGTGACCACAATGGTAGCTGCTGGGGTTGTCGACCAAACCGTTGACTTTGCAACGGGAGCCAGCCAGGCTGATTTAATCATTCTTGCCACCCCCGTTTCTGGTATCTGTGAAAGCCTCCACCAGTTAGCTCAGCTGGACTTAAAGCCAGGTGTTCTCGTGACCGACGTTGGTAGTAGCAAGGAAACTATTCTAAGGGCCGCTGAACCCTTAATGGACCGCGGTGTCCAATTCCTAGGTGGCCACCCGATGGCCGGATCCCACCTAACGGGAAGCCAAAATAGCCGGCTGGACCTTTTGGCCAACCACAGTTTTTTCTTAGTGAATGGCAATGCCAGTCCCACCACTATCAAGGCCTATCAAGCACTCTTGGTTCCAGCTCAGTTGCACTTTAGTGCTTTAACTGCTGAGCAGCACGATCAACTAGTCTCAGCTACCAGTCACTTGCCCCACATGGTTGCCTTTGCACTAACCAACACAATCATTCCGGAGGTGGACGACATGGCTATCGATCCTGGTATTCCCTCCGGCGGTCTGCTTGATACCACACGAATTGCCAAGGCAGACCCTGACATGTGGACCGCTATTTTTACGAGCGAGCGGGCTGATTTATTAGCACAGATCGATCAATTTCAAAAGCAACTAACCCGGTTACGAACTGCCATCTCGGTTGATGACCAGGAAAGTATTCATGACCAACTCCAGGCCGCCAACACGGCCCGACGACGATTGGAGGACAAGCGATGA
- the aroA gene encoding 3-phosphoshikimate 1-carboxyvinyltransferase codes for MAEQDRTKLTGRITVPGDKSISHRSIIFAAISTGVTTIDNFLKSADCLSTMQAFKDLGVKIDEQKSQVLVKGVGLKGLTQSSQPLDMGNSGTSTRLITGLLAGQDFASTLVGDASLSKRPMARVTDPLSQMGANFTSTENHLPLMVFGRPLHGFNYRLPVASAQVKSAIILAALQATGETVIEEPTASRDHTERMLATFSPASIDRHGHQIIIHPGHPLTAQHVTVPGDISSAAFWLVAGAIVPGSAITIENVGINQTRTGILSVLKKMGAQLTIQERTQANNETEPAADITVTASKLQPFTIGAEEIPALVDEVPLLALLAARADGISRITGAEELRFKESDRLAVVAEEFRKLGIAIEELPDGFVIDGRQNWQLHSTDLDSHHDHRIAMTLKIASLLLSKPVTIRDFDAVNISYPSFLADLQRLRS; via the coding sequence ATGGCAGAACAAGATCGAACAAAATTAACAGGACGCATCACTGTTCCTGGTGACAAGAGTATCTCCCACCGCAGCATTATTTTTGCGGCAATTAGCACGGGCGTCACAACGATTGATAATTTTTTGAAATCAGCTGACTGCCTCTCCACGATGCAGGCTTTCAAGGACTTGGGGGTCAAAATTGATGAACAAAAAAGCCAAGTACTGGTCAAAGGTGTTGGCTTAAAGGGACTGACACAAAGCAGCCAACCCCTTGACATGGGGAATTCCGGTACGTCAACGCGGTTAATCACTGGTCTTTTGGCCGGCCAAGATTTTGCTTCCACATTGGTCGGGGATGCCTCACTTTCCAAAAGACCAATGGCCCGGGTCACCGACCCACTCAGTCAAATGGGAGCTAATTTTACCAGCACTGAAAACCACCTACCATTAATGGTCTTCGGTCGCCCCCTCCACGGGTTTAATTACCGCCTGCCGGTTGCCAGTGCCCAGGTCAAAAGTGCCATCATCCTCGCTGCTCTGCAGGCAACGGGCGAGACCGTCATAGAGGAACCAACGGCCTCCAGAGACCATACTGAACGAATGCTAGCGACCTTTAGCCCAGCCAGTATTGACCGGCATGGTCACCAAATTATCATTCACCCTGGCCATCCTCTGACCGCCCAACACGTCACCGTTCCCGGTGACATTTCTTCCGCCGCCTTCTGGTTGGTTGCGGGTGCAATTGTGCCCGGCTCTGCTATCACGATTGAAAATGTTGGTATTAATCAAACGCGCACCGGCATCCTTTCAGTTCTAAAGAAAATGGGTGCACAACTAACCATTCAAGAACGGACTCAGGCAAACAATGAAACCGAACCTGCTGCCGATATTACCGTCACCGCCTCAAAACTACAGCCCTTTACAATCGGTGCTGAAGAAATTCCCGCTCTTGTTGATGAAGTCCCCCTATTAGCCCTCTTAGCTGCTCGAGCGGATGGCATCAGTCGCATAACTGGCGCAGAAGAATTACGCTTTAAGGAGTCTGATCGGCTAGCCGTCGTTGCAGAAGAATTTCGTAAGCTTGGCATTGCCATTGAGGAATTACCCGATGGTTTCGTGATTGACGGGCGGCAAAATTGGCAGTTACACAGTACGGATTTGGATAGCCACCATGACCACCGAATTGCAATGACCCTGAAAATCGCCTCTCTCCTCCTTTCTAAGCCAGTGACAATTCGTGACTTTGATGCCGTCAATATTTCTTACCCCAGCTTTCTAGCTGACTTACAACGATTAAGGAGTTGA
- the aroC gene encoding chorismate synthase, with translation MLTYLTAGESHGPELSGILTGIPAGLHLDIDEINAALAARQGGYGRGNRQKIEHDQIIITGGVRHGLTLGSPIALTVKNRDHKQWSEIMNPTSAETPENTLRAVSRPRPGHADLVGGMKYGHRDMRNVLERSSARETAMRVAIGNICKQVLQALDIKLVGYVEAIGGIHAEGSQPTDVDQIERLITQNDLRLTEETQVTAIHDLIDAAKRNGDTLGGVIRVVAENVPAGLGSYVSWDTKLDAKLAAAVMGVNAMKGVEIGDGFENAEHRGSQVMDEIDWQEGHGFSRNSDHLGGFEGGMTNGMPIIVKAAMKPIPTLYKPLQSADINSKEVKKATVERSDTTAIVPASIVIESVIAIELAKAITDTFDGSNLTRLQKQIADYRLELKNF, from the coding sequence ATGCTGACTTACTTAACTGCTGGTGAATCACACGGACCGGAACTTTCAGGAATCCTCACGGGCATCCCCGCTGGTCTTCACCTTGATATTGATGAAATTAATGCCGCCTTGGCAGCCCGTCAGGGTGGTTACGGCCGGGGCAACCGACAAAAGATCGAACACGACCAAATCATTATCACTGGTGGCGTTCGCCACGGCCTAACACTTGGTTCCCCAATTGCCTTAACGGTTAAAAACCGTGACCACAAGCAATGGTCCGAAATCATGAATCCCACCTCAGCTGAGACACCAGAAAATACTTTGCGTGCCGTTAGTCGGCCCCGCCCTGGCCATGCTGATTTAGTTGGCGGCATGAAATACGGTCATCGTGACATGCGCAATGTGTTAGAACGGTCCTCCGCCCGCGAAACAGCGATGCGGGTCGCTATTGGTAATATCTGCAAGCAGGTCTTACAAGCCCTCGACATCAAATTGGTTGGCTACGTTGAAGCCATTGGAGGCATCCATGCCGAAGGCAGCCAACCCACAGACGTTGATCAAATCGAACGGTTGATTACCCAAAACGACTTGCGCCTCACTGAAGAGACCCAGGTGACAGCAATTCACGATTTAATTGATGCAGCTAAGCGTAACGGCGACACTTTAGGTGGTGTAATTCGTGTAGTTGCTGAAAACGTCCCTGCCGGCTTAGGTTCCTACGTTTCCTGGGATACAAAATTAGATGCCAAGCTGGCGGCGGCGGTCATGGGTGTCAATGCGATGAAAGGCGTTGAAATTGGCGACGGTTTTGAAAACGCTGAACACCGTGGCAGCCAGGTCATGGATGAGATTGATTGGCAAGAGGGTCATGGATTTTCCCGTAATTCAGACCATCTGGGTGGCTTTGAAGGCGGGATGACCAACGGCATGCCAATCATTGTTAAGGCAGCCATGAAGCCCATCCCAACTCTTTACAAGCCATTACAAAGTGCCGACATCAATAGCAAGGAAGTTAAAAAGGCTACAGTGGAACGCTCCGATACCACTGCGATTGTGCCCGCTTCAATTGTGATTGAAAGTGTGATTGCCATTGAATTGGCTAAGGCGATTACCGATACTTTTGACGGTAGCAACCTCACCCGCTTACAAAAGCAAATTGCGGACTACCGTCTCGAACTCAAGAATTTCTAA
- a CDS encoding MFS transporter, giving the protein MQTSRFRLKSGLFTNYLVHGFGMIILTQNLVTLAQHWQATLPVASFILSGIGIGRLLAYLIMGFISDRFGRKTTLLIGMITYLIFFVATPLNQSLALAYSLAILAGVANSALDSATYPLLTEINQNGTSNSVFLKAFISIGEFILPMLLLFLTEQKLWFGLSFLVPAGILLVNLVNILTINVQAAKKTAAVTETSGLQLGFAKKSALTAGLFIYGYTSMAVMIWFTQWITIFAKKINFTAAMAHFLLSLYSLGSISGVIIVVILLQRLTIKKELFLTLNAISFLSITTITLSTNETLSAVAAFLFGLSAAGGLMQIALNTLLSIYPKHKGMLTGLFFIFGSLASFSVPIMTGLIVKNQHLNLMAGDILVALVGLVVALMMYWALPKEKPANTSLAAARAEINRIDTQIIDLLEQRFAAVDDVHQFKQSGQIAIKDLDRERQVLAHVARKTKNKKLVTYNQDIIQTIMDNSRKYQASLK; this is encoded by the coding sequence ATGCAAACTTCCCGCTTTCGTCTCAAATCCGGGCTTTTCACCAATTACTTAGTTCATGGCTTTGGCATGATTATTCTGACCCAAAATCTGGTCACCCTGGCTCAGCACTGGCAAGCCACTTTACCGGTGGCCTCCTTTATCCTTTCTGGAATAGGGATTGGTCGCCTGCTTGCTTACCTGATTATGGGCTTTATTTCCGACCGCTTTGGCCGCAAGACAACCCTCTTAATTGGGATGATTACTTACCTAATTTTCTTCGTGGCTACGCCACTGAACCAATCACTTGCCTTAGCTTACAGCCTCGCCATCTTGGCTGGTGTGGCCAACTCAGCCCTCGACTCAGCAACTTACCCTCTCTTAACTGAAATTAACCAAAATGGCACTAGTAATAGCGTCTTCTTGAAGGCTTTCATTTCAATTGGCGAATTTATCTTGCCAATGCTTTTGCTCTTCTTAACCGAGCAAAAACTGTGGTTCGGCCTTTCATTTTTGGTTCCAGCAGGGATTTTACTGGTGAACCTTGTCAATATTTTGACGATCAATGTTCAGGCCGCCAAGAAAACAGCCGCTGTTACAGAAACATCCGGTCTCCAACTCGGCTTTGCTAAGAAATCAGCCTTGACCGCTGGGCTCTTCATCTATGGTTACACATCGATGGCCGTCATGATTTGGTTTACCCAATGGATTACCATTTTCGCTAAGAAAATTAATTTTACGGCTGCCATGGCGCACTTCCTCCTTTCCCTGTACAGCCTAGGCTCCATCAGTGGCGTCATTATTGTCGTGATATTACTACAGCGTTTAACCATTAAAAAAGAACTGTTCCTAACACTAAACGCTATCTCATTCCTGTCCATCACCACCATTACCTTGAGCACCAACGAAACGCTTTCAGCCGTCGCAGCTTTTCTCTTTGGTTTGAGCGCAGCGGGTGGCTTGATGCAAATCGCCTTAAACACCCTCTTGTCCATCTACCCAAAGCACAAGGGCATGTTAACCGGTCTCTTCTTTATTTTTGGTTCCTTGGCCTCCTTCTCAGTGCCAATCATGACTGGCCTGATTGTTAAAAACCAACATTTGAATTTGATGGCCGGCGACATTCTCGTGGCCCTGGTCGGTTTGGTCGTCGCCTTGATGATGTACTGGGCCCTCCCCAAAGAAAAACCAGCTAACACCTCTTTGGCTGCTGCAAGGGCAGAAATTAATCGTATCGACACGCAAATCATTGACCTCCTCGAACAGCGCTTTGCGGCTGTCGATGACGTCCATCAATTTAAGCAATCCGGGCAAATTGCCATTAAAGATCTCGACCGTGAGCGGCAAGTCCTCGCTCACGTTGCCAGAAAAACTAAAAATAAAAAATTGGTCACTTACAATCAAGATATCATCCAAACAATCATGGATAATTCACGCAAGTACCAGGCTTCACTCAAATAA
- the aroD gene encoding type I 3-dehydroquinate dehydratase has translation MKTLTCHNTIIGENDQSAIALPIVATNLADLKEQLPAIRESQPDLVEWRIDHLDHTPELKDLKDIRAALTVGLGDLPIIATFRTQGEGGAMPLEEADYGDLLANLAQSDFDLIDVEVDHDLNLVEKAIQASHDRNQLVIASYHNFQSTPTTTFLQKQFEKMANLKADMAKIAVMPKTKADVFRLLTVSQTAQESLTIPIVTMAMGDLGKISRIAGQLSGSAITFASLDETAESAPGQLTIAQIRQIFQLL, from the coding sequence ATGAAAACACTTACTTGTCACAATACCATCATCGGCGAAAACGACCAAAGCGCCATCGCCCTCCCAATCGTCGCAACCAACCTAGCCGATCTGAAAGAGCAACTGCCAGCGATCAGGGAAAGCCAGCCTGATTTAGTTGAATGGCGAATTGACCACCTTGACCATACCCCAGAGTTAAAGGACCTCAAAGATATTCGAGCCGCTTTAACGGTTGGTTTAGGTGATTTGCCCATTATCGCTACCTTTCGAACACAGGGCGAAGGTGGCGCCATGCCCCTTGAAGAAGCAGATTACGGCGACCTTTTAGCCAACCTAGCTCAAAGTGATTTTGATCTCATCGATGTCGAGGTTGACCACGACCTAAATTTGGTTGAGAAAGCCATCCAGGCTAGCCACGATCGCAATCAACTGGTTATCGCCAGCTACCATAACTTCCAATCAACCCCAACCACGACCTTTCTACAAAAGCAATTTGAAAAAATGGCTAATTTGAAGGCAGACATGGCCAAGATTGCCGTTATGCCCAAAACCAAGGCCGATGTTTTCCGTCTCTTGACTGTTAGCCAAACCGCCCAGGAAAGTTTGACGATTCCAATCGTCACCATGGCCATGGGGGACCTTGGAAAAATCAGTCGCATCGCCGGCCAACTCAGCGGGTCGGCAATTACTTTCGCTAGCCTGGACGAAACAGCGGAGTCAGCGCCCGGCCAACTAACCATCGCTCAAATCCGGCAAATCTTTCAACTACTCTAA
- a CDS encoding shikimate dehydrogenase, whose translation MTRIDGHTYLIGLMAYPIRHSMSPTMHNTAFEALNLNFVYLAFDVPEEKLKDGVAAIRTLEMRGSNVSMPNKQAIIPYLDKLDISAELNQAVNTVVNDHGILTGYTTDGVGFVTDLKKKGHEVAGKKMVLIGAGGAGTPIATQSALDGLSEIRIFNRHDGRFGHAQETVDIINQKTNCQASLTDLADQGALQEALAWADIFCDATGVGMKPLEDQSLVTDPTWFKKDLVVYDTVYAPRETKLMTIAKNAGVAHVYNGLGMMIEQGAAAFRLWTGQNMPIDLVQTAIEQKDQQ comes from the coding sequence ATGACAAGAATTGATGGACACACCTATTTAATTGGCTTGATGGCCTACCCCATCCGCCATTCTATGTCACCAACCATGCATAACACCGCCTTCGAGGCTTTGAACCTAAACTTTGTTTACCTGGCTTTTGATGTACCAGAGGAAAAACTCAAGGATGGCGTCGCTGCTATCCGCACCCTCGAGATGCGGGGGTCTAACGTTTCAATGCCCAATAAACAGGCCATCATCCCCTACTTAGACAAGCTCGATATCTCAGCTGAGCTAAACCAGGCCGTCAACACTGTGGTCAACGATCACGGAATCTTAACCGGTTACACCACCGACGGCGTTGGCTTCGTCACTGATTTAAAGAAAAAAGGCCATGAAGTCGCCGGAAAAAAGATGGTCTTGATTGGTGCCGGTGGTGCTGGAACCCCGATTGCAACCCAGTCGGCCCTCGATGGCCTCAGTGAAATCAGAATCTTCAACCGTCACGACGGGCGGTTCGGCCACGCACAAGAAACCGTCGACATCATCAATCAAAAAACGAATTGTCAGGCAAGCCTAACTGACCTGGCTGATCAAGGCGCTTTGCAAGAAGCCCTCGCTTGGGCCGACATCTTCTGTGATGCAACCGGCGTTGGCATGAAGCCATTGGAAGACCAAAGCCTCGTCACAGACCCGACCTGGTTCAAAAAAGACTTGGTCGTTTACGACACAGTTTATGCCCCAAGAGAAACCAAGCTCATGACCATCGCCAAGAATGCCGGCGTTGCCCATGTTTACAATGGCTTGGGTATGATGATTGAACAAGGCGCTGCCGCTTTTCGACTTTGGACCGGCCAAAACATGCCAATCGACCTCGTCCAAACAGCAATTGAGCAAAAGGACCAACAATGA